A single window of Streptomyces aquilus DNA harbors:
- a CDS encoding alpha/beta hydrolase: MSRRTTLLATLTAAAALLPAAPAQPAAPLRPPVPHFGACPDSVPKPAAPDRVECARVSVPLDWSHPRGPRIEVAISRVPASGTPAERRGVLLVNPGGPGGSGLPYAVTKRAKLPESVRRSYDVIGFDPRGTGRSAPADCGPMGGLFDSPGADPVPVGPAAERAYLASLRAMADDCAARERHVLPYFSTEQIAQDMDAIRAALGEPATNLLGVSYGSYLGAAYAARFPQRTGRMVLDSVVGPWDWYDFDVLQSRALLRQRDTFFAWTAAHADRFTLGADAAAVRRAYLRVRDGLTAHPVAGFGPAAFDRAVYRALGRTERWTGLADGLGAYLRDGTVDTLRPASAFDSPDSRTYEAANRLTKCADGPGPTPQRILADIHETRRADPHPVLTGMEASTCAYWHHRPAHRTPLGSPDAPPLLLVASAHDPVTPIEGARQLRHLLPGSRLITLDDDYSHGVFASRGNTCVDQTAAAYLIDGTVPTTDVHCTGPGLPGVS; the protein is encoded by the coding sequence TTGTCCCGTCGCACCACCCTGCTCGCCACGCTCACGGCCGCGGCCGCCCTGCTGCCCGCGGCCCCCGCCCAGCCCGCGGCCCCCCTCCGTCCGCCGGTCCCGCACTTCGGCGCCTGCCCCGACTCCGTCCCGAAACCCGCCGCCCCCGACCGCGTCGAATGCGCCCGCGTCAGCGTCCCGCTCGACTGGAGCCACCCCCGGGGACCCCGGATCGAGGTGGCGATCTCCCGTGTCCCCGCCTCCGGCACCCCGGCCGAGCGCCGCGGCGTCCTGCTGGTCAACCCCGGCGGCCCGGGCGGCTCCGGACTGCCCTACGCGGTCACCAAGCGCGCCAAACTCCCCGAGAGCGTGCGGCGTTCGTACGACGTCATCGGCTTCGACCCACGCGGCACCGGCCGGAGCGCCCCGGCCGACTGCGGCCCCATGGGCGGCCTCTTCGACAGCCCCGGCGCCGACCCCGTCCCCGTCGGACCGGCAGCGGAACGGGCCTACCTCGCCTCCCTGCGCGCCATGGCCGACGACTGCGCGGCGCGCGAACGCCACGTGCTGCCGTACTTCTCGACGGAACAGATCGCCCAGGACATGGACGCGATACGCGCCGCGCTCGGCGAACCGGCGACGAACCTTCTCGGCGTCTCCTACGGCAGCTACCTCGGCGCCGCCTACGCCGCCCGCTTCCCGCAGCGCACCGGCCGCATGGTCCTCGACAGCGTCGTCGGTCCCTGGGACTGGTACGACTTCGACGTCCTCCAGAGCCGGGCGCTGCTGCGCCAGCGCGACACGTTCTTCGCCTGGACCGCCGCCCACGCGGACCGCTTCACCCTCGGCGCCGACGCGGCGGCCGTCCGCCGGGCCTACCTGCGCGTCCGCGACGGGCTCACCGCCCACCCGGTCGCCGGCTTCGGCCCCGCGGCGTTCGACCGTGCCGTGTACCGGGCCCTCGGCCGCACGGAACGCTGGACGGGCCTCGCCGACGGCCTGGGCGCCTACCTGCGGGACGGCACCGTCGACACCCTCCGCCCCGCGTCCGCCTTCGACAGCCCCGACTCACGCACCTACGAGGCCGCCAACCGCCTCACCAAATGCGCGGACGGCCCCGGCCCCACCCCCCAGCGCATCCTGGCCGACATCCACGAGACCCGGCGCGCGGACCCCCATCCCGTCCTGACCGGCATGGAGGCGTCCACCTGCGCCTACTGGCACCACCGCCCCGCCCACCGCACCCCGCTCGGCAGCCCTGACGCCCCGCCCCTCCTCCTGGTGGCCTCCGCGCACGACCCGGTCACCCCCATCGAGGGAGCCCGACAACTGCGTCACCTCCTGCCCGGCTCCCGTCTGATCACCCTCGACGACGACTATTCGCACGGCGTCTTCGCCAGCCGCGGCAACACCTGCGTGGACCAGACCGCGGCCGCCTACTTGATCGACGGGACGGTGCCGACGACGGACGTCCACTGCACGGGCCCCGGGCTGCCAGGAGTGTCGTGA